From the Pseudomonas monsensis genome, the window CGCAAGTGTTTCGCCCGGCAATTGATCGAATACGGTCAATGTCACTTCCCCAAATCCCTTGGTTCACTGGCTTCGACTGCTTTGCAGCAGTGGGCCATGGACTGTCAGGCCAGTGCTGCACGTAGCGGCTTCAGTGCCGTCGATGAAGTCTTTCTCTGGGTGCGTTTCTGTGTGGTGTTGGGCGCTGACTTCCCCGATGGCCCGGAGCACGCTGCATACAGGCAGTTACTGGCCGAACCCGGACTCTTGCCGCGCCAGCGCTTGGACAACCTCAACCGTGCATTGACGCATCAGTTACTGAACGACAAGGACTTCACGCGATGAGCGCCGAAAAACTGGCCATGGTCGATGAGGCCGCTCAGGCCGAACGCGCGGCCAAAGCCCAGCCCCACGTGGACATCAACGGCCTGGTGCATCCATGCCCTGCCAGTCAGCCCGAACTGTTTGTCGTACCGGTTCGCTACGCGCTGGCGCACGAAAAATCTGAGCACGTTTGTTGCGTTCCCGCTATCGCGCCCGAGAGTCGGCCGATGGCCGCACGTCGTTTGCGGGCAGGGTTTGTGTACCTCTGGCAGCATCAGGGGCCGCTCAAGCGTTTTGCTGTTTCGCCACAGGGGCTGTTGCAGGAACAGGCGTTGGACGCGCCGGCCACTCCGGTACTCGACGCGACATTGACGGGCCTGGCGCTGCAAAAAATCCACGACGCCTGGATGCTTTACAGCGAGTTCCCGTTAAACGCCGAGCACTGCCAGTCGCTGAGCGACAGCAGCGCCAAACGCAGCCAGCATATGCGCCACATTGCCCTGCGCACGGTGGCCGACGAATTACAGGCCCCGCACTGCCCACCGCTGCAGAAGGCCGACGAGGTCATGGCCGAACTCATCCCTGACAGCTACGCCCGGTCGATGAAAGCCGATCAGCAAAAAAACGCCGAGGACACCGACGCACTCGGCGCGACGCTGTTAGCGAACCCGACCCCGACCAACATCAAGGCCTACACAGACGCCAGGCATCGTATTCGTGAGCGTCACAAAGTTCTCGATCAATATCCCGACGCCAGTGACGAGCCACCGGGCGAATGGAGCGCCGAGCCATGGGACGGGCAGGGCACGCGGGATTGGCTGGAAAACGCCCAGGCACACACCGGGGGGCTGTTCGCTGTCTTCGCCTGCCTGGACGACGATCTGGGTGTGTTGCGCGACATCAACCACGAACAGGAATGGCTGGAAACCGGCCACGAAAAATGGCTCGGCGAGAACAATCTGCGCCTGAGCATCGGCGGGTTTGTGCGCAGTTTGATCAGCGAGGATGGCGCCGAACTGGCCGGTAATCTCAGTTATCGCTACAAGGATCGCGACATCAGCCTCACGCCCGAGCAGGGCCAGATCATGCTCGACACCCAGGATCGGCTGAATGAGGTACTCAGGGTTGAAACCCGGGATCGGCAATACGGCGGTCGGCCGACCCAGGCCGAAGCGGCCGCCCGTGATGCCCGTATCGCAGCCATCGTCGGCCCGGTACGAGCGTTTATTCCGGCTGATCTGTACTACGAAGCGGAGGAAGTGGTCCGGCAATATCGCGCGGAGAAACAAGCCAATCTCAACAATCATGCGTTCAGCGCCAAGGTCGGCAAGTACATCGACCTCGATGCCATGGACACATGGTTCACCGACACCGCCGCTGGCCACTTCCAACAACTCGAACAACGCCACACTGTGTTGTTCGCCGACCGTGGCGTGTACCTGAAACGCTCCGCCAGCGGTACCTGGTTTGTCGATTACGACGACCTTGAAACCCGCCAGTGGCTGACCGAACTCGCCACCGGTTGCCTGACCGCGCAATGCATCCGCGCTCAGGGCGCCGAGCAATACGCCGACTACGTGCGCACCGCCGACGGTGGCGCACTCCGGCAGTTGTTCCACGCCTGGACGCCGTCGCTTGAGGCGGCGGTCAACAACGCCTCGCGCCTCGGCGAGTTGATGGCCGCATTGTCCGCCGACAACATCAGCGCCACCCATCAGGCCTTGGCGCCGTTGAGCGTGGCAGTGCTTGATCACATCGCAAGCATGGCTCGGGATGCCGGCAGCCAATGGAGCGTGCTGGTCAATCGGCTGGGCGCGGCGTTGCTGCTGCTCAAGGGTGACAAGGGCTTCAGCGCGTCCTGGATGAGCATTTTTGTTGCCGCGAGGTTGGGCGCTGAGAGCCGCTTGCAATTCGTGACCGAGGGCGTGCGACCGGCGTGGAAATTGTTGGGGCAACGGGCCGAGGCGTTGGATGAATGGGTGAACAAGACGGGGAAAGCGATTGGCGTCGGGCGAGTGGAACGGATTGTGAATTCGCCGGTGGTGGTCAACAGCGGGGGAGTGGTGCCGCTGGCCGCGTTGTTGCTGAACGTGGTGAATGTGCAGAACTATTTGAGCGAGGCCGGGGTGCTGGAGGGGATGGAGGCCCGGCGGGTGAATGAGACCGTATCGGCGAGTTTGTATGGGGCGGCG encodes:
- a CDS encoding toxin VasX, which gives rise to MSAEKLAMVDEAAQAERAAKAQPHVDINGLVHPCPASQPELFVVPVRYALAHEKSEHVCCVPAIAPESRPMAARRLRAGFVYLWQHQGPLKRFAVSPQGLLQEQALDAPATPVLDATLTGLALQKIHDAWMLYSEFPLNAEHCQSLSDSSAKRSQHMRHIALRTVADELQAPHCPPLQKADEVMAELIPDSYARSMKADQQKNAEDTDALGATLLANPTPTNIKAYTDARHRIRERHKVLDQYPDASDEPPGEWSAEPWDGQGTRDWLENAQAHTGGLFAVFACLDDDLGVLRDINHEQEWLETGHEKWLGENNLRLSIGGFVRSLISEDGAELAGNLSYRYKDRDISLTPEQGQIMLDTQDRLNEVLRVETRDRQYGGRPTQAEAAARDARIAAIVGPVRAFIPADLYYEAEEVVRQYRAEKQANLNNHAFSAKVGKYIDLDAMDTWFTDTAAGHFQQLEQRHTVLFADRGVYLKRSASGTWFVDYDDLETRQWLTELATGCLTAQCIRAQGAEQYADYVRTADGGALRQLFHAWTPSLEAAVNNASRLGELMAALSADNISATHQALAPLSVAVLDHIASMARDAGSQWSVLVNRLGAALLLLKGDKGFSASWMSIFVAARLGAESRLQFVTEGVRPAWKLLGQRAEALDEWVNKTGKAIGVGRVERIVNSPVVVNSGGVVPLAALLLNVVNVQNYLSEAGVLEGMEARRVNETVSASLYGAAALVAVVDSQVRIGLGKDRFYLFGSAAPALTLFGGVIGGLSAYAAMQEFKSLKLRLEDAQTQVDPWLDVRQIVIGGQVAAFGAQAILGFGYTARALAGSITAEVAILRYTLYMGPVNWIILGLGVLYLTAWIFEKTPLQNFLNNCCWSKARANDLEPIAPKAQQDELDRLYLILYTPRVTMQSSSDPAPDNGRSGLAFVSAINSLTIDLPGAEPGSVYLELSMVGDPVDTLENRYLIKNSRTGNFKPPRPWRDMTPYWLPGTLCQWIPIEEGQGLRISGPFKEVKDLLRTPPGTLSLRLRYRTPLTGILGARSFIGGERGLAFTLNNSTGVIALRTDPTPELDRVPKYPLGEDYPGAIYLQPKDKR